The proteins below are encoded in one region of Gemmatimonadetes bacterium T265:
- a CDS encoding hypothetical protein (possible pseudo due to internal stop codon): MATLRRDQVMVATEMVGRGASIRQVARQLGVAESGLRYRLKRAPDAPDGRRDRASALDGWQERVDAVLTRFGDTPADGERALPASVLHDVLVREYAFAGSYQAVRRYLRRRFAAPPVQAVRRVETPPGVQAQHDWFEWQARIDGERRTLYGLIGTLAHCRATFVWVSPTMTQLAWQTGHLALFRRYGGVPLWVRIDHLTTAVASGAGPTAVISAAFHTFARTCGFGVDPCRAATGSDKGKVERQVRGTRSAFADLLLADWGGLDALQRA, encoded by the coding sequence ATGGCGACGTTGCGGAGGGACCAGGTGATGGTTGCGACGGAGATGGTCGGGCGAGGCGCCTCGATCCGGCAGGTGGCGCGACAGCTCGGGGTGGCGGAGTCGGGCCTGCGCTACCGACTGAAACGCGCGCCGGATGCGCCCGACGGACGGAGGGACCGCGCGTCGGCACTGGATGGATGGCAGGAGCGCGTGGACGCGGTGCTCACGCGCTTCGGCGACACCCCGGCCGACGGCGAGCGGGCGCTCCCCGCCTCGGTGTTGCACGACGTGTTGGTCCGCGAGTACGCGTTCGCGGGGAGCTACCAAGCGGTCCGGCGCTACCTGCGCCGGCGCTTCGCGGCGCCGCCGGTGCAGGCGGTCCGCCGGGTCGAGACTCCGCCGGGCGTGCAGGCCCAGCACGACTGGTTCGAGTGGCAGGCCCGCATCGACGGCGAGCGCCGCACCCTCTACGGCCTGATCGGCACGCTCGCGCACTGCCGGGCGACGTTCGTGTGGGTGAGCCCGACGATGACGCAGCTCGCCTGGCAGACGGGCCACCTCGCCCTGTTCCGGCGCTACGGCGGGGTGCCCTTGTGGGTGCGCATCGACCATCTCACGACCGCCGTGGCGTCGGGCGCGGGGCCGACCGCGGTGATCTCGGCGGCGTTCCACACGTTCGCCCGCACGTGCGGCTTCGGCGTCGACCCGTGCCGCGCGGCGACGGGCTCCGACAAGGGCAAGGTCGAGCGCCAGGTGCGCGGCACGCGGAGCGCGTTCGCCGACCTCTTGCTCGCGGACTGGGGCGGGCTCGACGCGCTGCAGAGGGCGTGA